A stretch of the Macaca mulatta isolate MMU2019108-1 chromosome 14, T2T-MMU8v2.0, whole genome shotgun sequence genome encodes the following:
- the LRRC4C gene encoding leucine-rich repeat-containing protein 4C has product MLNKMTLHPQQIMIGPRFNRALFDPLLVVLLALQLLVVAGLVRAQTCPSVCSCSNQFSKVICVRKNLREVPDGISTNTRLLNLHENQIQIIKVNSFKHLRHLEILQLSRNHIRTIEIGAFNGLANLNTLELFDNRLTTIPNGAFVYLSKLKELWLRNNPIESIPSYAFNRIPSLRRLDLGELKRLSYISEGAFEGLSNLRYLNLAMCNLREIPNLTPLIKLDELDLSGNHLSAIRPGSFQGLMHLQKLWMIQSQIQVIERNAFDNLQSLVEINLAHNNLTLLPHDLFTPLHHLERIHLHHNPWNCNCDILWLSWWIKDMAPSNTACCARCNTPPNLKGRYIGELDQNYFTCYAPVIVEPPADLNVTEGMAAELKCRASTSLTSVSWITPNGTVMTHGAYKVRIAVLSDGTLNFTNVTVQDTGMYTCMVSNSVGNTTASATLNVTAATTTPFSYFSTVTVETMEPSQDEARTTDNNVGPTPVVDWETTNVTTSLTPQSTRSTEKTFTIPVTDINSGIPGIDEVMKTTKIIIGCFVAITLMAAVMLVIFYKMRKQHHRQNHHAPTRTVEIINVDDEITGDTPMESHLPMPAIEHEHLNHYNSYKSPFNHTTTVNTINSIHSSVHEPLLIRMNSKDNVQETQI; this is encoded by the coding sequence ATGTTGAACAAGATGACCTTACATCCACAGCAGATAATGATAGGTCCTAGGTTTAACAGGGCCCTATTTGACCCCCTGCTTGTGGTGCTGCTGGCTCTTCAACTTCTTGTGGTGGCTGGTCTGGTGCGGGCTCAGACCTGCCCTTCTGTGTGCTCCTGCAGCAACCAGTTCAGCAAGGTGATTTGTGTTCGGAAAAACCTGCGTGAGGTTCCGGATGGCATCTCCACCAACACACGGCTGCTGAACCTCCATGAGAACCAAATCCAGATCATCAAAGTGAACAGTTTCAAGCACTTGAGGCACTTGGAAATCCTACAGTTGAGTAGGAACCATATCAGAACCATTGAAATTGGGGCTTTCAATGGTCTGGCAAACCTCAACACTCTGGAACTCTTTGACAATCGTCTTACTACCATCCCGAATGGAGCTTTTGTATACTTGTCTAAACTGAAGGAGCTCTGGTTGCGAAACAACCCCATTGAAAGCATCCCTTCTTATGCTTTTAACAGAATTCCTTCTTTGCGCCGACTAGACTTAGGGGAATTGAAAAGACTTTCATATATCTCAGAAGGTGCCTTTGAAGGTCTGTCCAACTTGAGGTATTTGAACCTTGCCATGTGCAACCTTCGGGAAATCCCTAACCTCACACCGCTCATAAAACTAGATGAGCTGGATCTTTCTGGGAATCATTTATCTGCCATCAGGCCTGGCTCTTTCCAGGGTTTGATGCACCTTCAAAAACTGTGGATGATACaatcccagattcaagtgattgaACGGAATGCCTTTGACAACCTTCAGTCACTAGTGGAGATCAACCTGGCACACAATAATCTAACATTACTGCCTCATGACCTCTTCACTCCCTTGCATCATCTAGAGCGGATACATTTACATCACAACCCTTGGAACTGTAACTGTGACATACTGTGGCTCAGTTGGTGGATAAAAGACATGGCCCCCTCCAACACAGCTTGTTGTGCCCGGTGTAACACTCCTCCCAATCTAAAGGGGAGGTACATTGGAGAGCTTGACCAGAATTACTTCACATGCTATGCTCCGGTGATTGTGGAGCCCCCTGCAGACCTCAATGTCACTGAAGGCATGGCAGCTGAGCTGAAATGTCGGGCTTCCACATCGCTGACATCTGTATCTTGGATTACTCCAAACGGAACAGTCATGACACATGGGGCGTACAAAGTGCGGATAGCTGTGCTCAGTGATGGTACGTTAAATTTCACAAATGTAACCGTGCAAGATACAGGCATGTACACATGTATGGTGAGTAATTCCGTTGGGAATACTACTGCTTCAGCCACCCTGAATGTTACTGCAGCAACCACTACTCCTTTCTCCTACTTTTCAACTGTCACAGTAGAGACTATGGAACCGTCTCAGGATGAGGCACGGACCACAGATAACAATGTGGGTCCCACTCCAGTGGTCGACTGGGAGACCACCAATGTGACCACCTCTCTCACGCCACAGAGCACAAGATCGACAGAGAAAACCTTCACCATCCCAGTGACTGATATAAACAGTGGGATCCCAGGAATTGATGAGGTCATGAAGACTACCAAAATCATCATTGGGTGTTTTGTAGCCATCACACTCATGGCTGCAGTGATGCTGGTCATTTTCTACAAGATGAGGAAGCAGCACCATCGGCAAAACCATCACGCCCCAACAAGGACTGTTGAAATAATTAATGTGGATGATGAGATTACGGGAGACACACCCATGGAAAGCCACCTGCCCATGCCTGCTATCGAGCATGAGCACCTAAATCACTATAACTCATACAAATCTCCCTTCAACCACACAACAACAGTTAACACAATAAATTCAATACACAGTTCAGTGCATGAACCGTTATTGATCCGAATGAACTCTAAAGACAATGTACAAGAGACTCAAATCTAA